A stretch of the Acyrthosiphon pisum isolate AL4f chromosome A2, pea_aphid_22Mar2018_4r6ur, whole genome shotgun sequence genome encodes the following:
- the LOC100168056 gene encoding microsomal triglyceride transfer protein large subunit has translation MASSSDRSAAAFPLLLLLLSSSLPPPCSAAVVDSGRLFPAGVQYEYESTTTVLTGGSSDNLDPAVGHRVVGRLLVANLWSATGTAGDKLLRLHFKSPKLQTWSKKSKNDVNRQFIDRKSRIDSKFSDQPFFAHWRNGHIKNLYVSSANSLTEENFKKGIASLFQFQLSNQHAVEYSTLGECNVTYSKINENSVSKRIDGCVSPTTLPSEIKHPDKIWQGTLRSKREGLLIYNQKSLVEVSFDENHEFSTSFMNEVGASVSSKQHIELKETKQNDDVIEANTFEEAIHQLEKQLKLKLQKQNLSPNYEVKNCKHYNSCNKLDDVVNNYHDSLLDSELGKSKSAYGAIKVMDAIVNSDTKTIKKVLTDEKNVDIVVQLYDLLGAALNENSHKASMETLDFTDAKSVEKLERYLWGASIKFNPKIEIIKSLLSITDEKIASKKIVDTLFNTVTAMASRLARYNHTDANVLICGELVVKTLERLEKCKLDDDECILMYIRALSNLKHPLSIEVLLSFAQHGNRMTSAYAMKTIKMFGPDLWDNRVLKYCNRIFFQLVKEQDSSTRTIALAILLESDPDYDLLKHVVQWLAAPGEGYEIKQYALELLKEMANQNENSANLLRTVLVREKLNHYGSMAQRGLSSCFSRKFINYNNITGLVKNSQQIYSGVTKRGSVDIVLEHDNVKYDLCSFGMFTTGLGYFTSLYDDSGKKDTSDEANLPATAGLELIVFGVHIRPFIMFSSQGQLMGHVWAGTGSDKTPIIQGIFQMIEHLQYVPLSNGITAELNVKGMLSLDISGQIEMSLWNKNAQSIIEKNGGVSIQGSLKLDTDLVTDEVDFALITEGLLHMHSDAEFATKIVLCMQIVFVDTNVTTTVRKSEKVHGFPYKSHTTTTRIHPVSGRTFALNQMVNEFCNTIHSQ, from the exons ATGGCGTCATCGTCTGACCGGAGCGCAGCTGCGTTCCCATTGCTGCTGCTGCTACTGTCGTCGTCGTTGCCGCCACCGTGTTCGGCTGCTGTGGTGGACAGCGGCCGACTGTTCCCAGCCGGCGTCCAGTACGAGTACGAGTCGACGACCACAGTGCTAACCGGTGGATCTTCAGACAACCTAGACCCGGCGGTCGGCCATCGGGTGGTTGGCCGACTGTTGGTTGCCAATCTCTGGTCCGCTACCGGTACCGCCGGCGACAAACTGTTGCGGCTACAT ttCAAGTCACCCAAACTTCAAACGTGGTCCAAGAAGTCTAAAAACGATGTTAATCGTCAATTTATCGACCGTAAATCGAGGATTGATAGCAAGTTTTCAGACCAACCGTTTTTTGCGCACTGGAGGAACGGGCATATAAAAAACCTATATGTTTCTTCTGCTAATTCATTGActgaagaaaattttaaaaaagggaTTGCTAGCCTCTTTCAG TTTCAATTGTCAAACCAACATGCCGTAGAATATTCTACGCTCGGAGAGTGTAACGTgacctatagtaaaataaatgaaaatagtgTTTCAAAACGAATTGACGGATGCGTTTCACCAACAACACTACCGTCTGAAATTAAACATCCCGACAAA ATTTGGCAAGGAACTTTACGTTCAAAACGTGAAGGTTTACTGATATACAACCAAAAATCATTGGTTGAAGTGTCTTTTGATGAAAATCATGAGTTTTCTACAAGCTTTATGAATGAAGTAGGAGCTTCGGTGTCGTCAAAACAACACATAGAATTAAAAG AAACCAAACAAAATGACGATGTCATTGAAGCCAATACATTCGAGGAGGCAATTCATCAATTAGAAAAACAACTTAAACTGAaactacaaaaacaaaatttaagtcCAAACTACGAggttaaaaattgtaaacactACAATTCATGTAATAAA ttggACGACGTGGTTAACAACTACCACGACTCTTTATTGGATTCAGAACTGGGAAAGTCCAAATCGGCTTATGGGGCAATCAAAGTAATGGATGCTATTGTTAACAGTGAtactaaaactattaaaaaagtattgacagatgaaaaaaatgtgGATATAGT agttcAATTGTATGACTTATTAGGAGCTGCATTAAATGAAAATTCGCATAAAGCCTCAATGGAAACACTAGACTTTACTGATGCTAAAAGCGTCGAAAAATTAGAAAGATACTTATGGGGCGCATCAATAAAATTCAACCCGAAAATAGAAatcataaaaa gttTATTATCAATCACTGATGAGAAAATAGCCAGTAAAAAAATAGTGGACACCTTATTTAACACAGTGACTGCTATGGCCAGTCGTTTGGCTCGTTACAATCACACTGACGCGAATGTTCTC atttgtGGTGAACTAGTCGTTAAAACATTGGAAAGActggaaaaatgtaaattagacGACGACGAATGCATACTAATGTACATCAGAGCGTTGTCTAATCTCAAACATCCACTGTCGATTGAAGTGCTGTTGAGCTTTGCACAACACGGAAATAGAAT gaCTAGCGCGTACGCCATGAAAACGATTAAAATGTTTGGGCCGGATTTGTGGGACAATCGAGTGCTGAAATATTGCAACAGAATTTTCTTTCAGTTGGTCAAAGAACAAGACAGCAGCACCAGGACAATAGCACTAGCCATACTCCTGGAGTCTGATCCAGACTATGACCTGCTGAAACATGTGGTTCAGTGGCTCGCGGCACCGGGTGAGGGATACGAAATCAAGCAGTACGCGTTGGAACTATTGAAGGAAATGGCTAACCA aaatgAGAACTCAGCGAATCTGTTGCGGACGGTGTTGGTTCGTGAAAAGTTGAACCACTACGGCAGCATGGCTCAGAGAGGCTTGTCGTCGTGTTTTTCGAGAAAATTCATCAACTATAACAACATCACTGGACTGGTGAAAAACTCTCAACAGATATATTCGGGAGTAACCAAACGCGGGTCCGTGGATATCGTCTTGGAACACGACAACGTTAAATACGACTTATGCAGT TTCGGCATGTTCACAACCGGACTCGGGTATTTTACGTCCCTGTATGATGATTCGGGCAAAAAGGACACGTCGGACGAGGCCAACTTACCGGCCACGGCTGGTCTAGAACTCATAGTGTTCGGCGTGCATATCAGACCATTCATTATGTTTTCTAGTCAAGGCCAGTTAATGGGACATGTCTGGGCCGGGACCGGGTCGGACAAAACACCCATAATTCAg GGTATATTTCAAATGATCGAACATTTACAATACGTGCCACTGAGCAACGGAATTACGGCCGAGCTAAACGTCAAAGGAATGTTGTCACTGGACATATCCGGTCAAATAGAAATGAGCCTTTGGAATAAAAACGCGCAATCGATAATCGAGAAAAA CGGTGGTGTCAGCATACAGGGGTCATTGAAATTGGATACAGACTTGGTAACAGACGAAGTAGACTTTGCACTGATCACCGAAGGGCTGCTACACATGCATAGCGACGCTGAATTTGCGACAAAAATCGTTTTATGCATGCAAATCGTTTTCGTAGATACGAACGTGAC CACGACCGTAAGGAAAAGTGAAAAAGTCCACGGGTTCCCTTACAAGTCACACACGACCACCACACGGATACATCCGGTTTCCGGACGGACGTTCGCCTTAAACCAAATGGTCAACGAATTTTGTAATACCATTCATTCTCAGTGA
- the LOC100575699 gene encoding facilitated trehalose transporter Tret1 isoform X2 — protein sequence MFAASGPLIVTLGSGMTVGFSAVLLPQLKDDRSTIKISSHQESWIASMAALPMAAGSVLGGMAMDRLGRKTTNLLICVPFVLGWTAVSMATGVTGVYVGRLMTGLSTGLLGPPTAVYIAEVTEQRYRGAALAMISFSVSAGILAVHTMGTFLGWRLVSALCSAVPFAGYVLIWFTPESPVWLREDEERRHRRQTAAVCDHASGGVPSKPPPEIDSQPPLSTVKPTARQCFSRPSFLGPLAVLSTFFFVQQFSGVNAVAFYSVTLLKRVGPDLNEYHCTMALDVIRLAVSVLACGLTKRYGRRPLAVVSAVGTCVSLLCLAASVRDSGTPATAGSVAVHAVPAPAATASLAPVMSIVAYMVFVNIGLVPLPWIMSGEMFPGYCRELGSGLSTCFGFVMFYAVIQISPYLLTNIGTSITFYIFGTVSGVGALFLYLCLPETKNKSMEDST from the exons ATGTTCGCCGCGTCCGGACCTCTGATTGTGACGCTCGGTTCCGGGATGACCGTCGGGTTTTCGGCCGTTCTGTTACCGCAGCTCAAGGACGACCGATCTACCATCAAAATCAGCAGCCATCAAGAGTCGTGGATAG CCAGCATGGCAGCGCTACCGATGGCCGCGGGCAGCGTACTGGGTGGCATGGCCATGGACAGGCTAGGCCGGAAGACGACGAACCTGCTCATCTGCGTGCCGTTCGTGCTCGGCTGGACGGCCGTGTCGATGGCCACCGGCGTGACAGGCGTGTACGTGGGTCGGCTGATGACAGGCCTGAGCACTGGCCTGCTTGGCCCACCGACGGCCGTATACATTGCCGAAGTGACAGAGCAGCGTTACCGGGGCGCTGCGCTGGCCATGATCTCTTTCTCGGTATCGGCCGGTATACTGGCCGTGCACACAATGGGCACGTTCCTCGGCTGGCGACTGGTATCAGCCCTATGCTCGGCCGTTCCGTTCGCCGGCTACGTGCTCATATGGTTCACGCCAGAGTCACCTGTCTGGCTGCGCGAGGACGAGGAAAGACGCCACCGCCGTCAAACCGCTGCAGTCTGCGACCACGCGAGTGGCGGTGTACCGTCGAAGCCGCCACCTGAAATCGATTCGCAGCCGCCGCTGTCGACCGTCAAGCCGACGGCACGCCAGTGCTTCAGCAGGCCGTCATTTCTGGGGCCGCTGGCCGTACTGTCCACGTTCTTTTTTGTTCAACAGTTCTCGGGTGTCAACGCGGTGGCTTTCTATTCGGTGACGCTGCTCAAACGTGTTGGGCCCGATCTCAACGAGTACCACTGCACCATGGCCTTGGACGTCATCCGGCTGGCCGTGTCCGTGCTGGCGTGTGGCCTAACTAAGCGGTACGGCCGCCGGCCGCTGGCCGTCGTCTCAGCCGTAGGCACATGCGTGTCTCTGCTTTGCCTGGCCGCCTCGGTCCGCGACTCAGGCACCCCTGCCACCGCGGGTAGCGTGGCCGTACATGCGGTCCCAGCTCCGGCGGCCACTGCCAGCCTGGCACCCGTCATGTCCATCGTTGCGTACATGGTGTTCGTCAATATCGGGTTGGTGCCGTTGCCTTGGATCATGTCCGGCGAG ATGTTTCCCGGGTATTGCCGAGAACTCGGCAGCGGCCTGTCCACGTGCTTCGGGTTCGTCATGTTCTACGCGGTGATCCAAATCAGCCCTTATCTGCTGACCAACATCGGCACGTCGATAACGTTTTACATTTTTGGCACAGTATCCGGCGTCGGTGCGTTATTCCTCTATCTATGTCTACCGGAAACCAAAAACAAGTCAATGGAAGATTCGACGTGA
- the LOC100575699 gene encoding facilitated trehalose transporter Tret1 isoform X1, producing the protein MYIKLNVPPVFKQMFAASGPLIVTLGSGMTVGFSAVLLPQLKDDRSTIKISSHQESWIASMAALPMAAGSVLGGMAMDRLGRKTTNLLICVPFVLGWTAVSMATGVTGVYVGRLMTGLSTGLLGPPTAVYIAEVTEQRYRGAALAMISFSVSAGILAVHTMGTFLGWRLVSALCSAVPFAGYVLIWFTPESPVWLREDEERRHRRQTAAVCDHASGGVPSKPPPEIDSQPPLSTVKPTARQCFSRPSFLGPLAVLSTFFFVQQFSGVNAVAFYSVTLLKRVGPDLNEYHCTMALDVIRLAVSVLACGLTKRYGRRPLAVVSAVGTCVSLLCLAASVRDSGTPATAGSVAVHAVPAPAATASLAPVMSIVAYMVFVNIGLVPLPWIMSGEMFPGYCRELGSGLSTCFGFVMFYAVIQISPYLLTNIGTSITFYIFGTVSGVGALFLYLCLPETKNKSMEDST; encoded by the exons atgtatatcaaacTCAACGTTCCGCCAGTCTTCAAACAG ATGTTCGCCGCGTCCGGACCTCTGATTGTGACGCTCGGTTCCGGGATGACCGTCGGGTTTTCGGCCGTTCTGTTACCGCAGCTCAAGGACGACCGATCTACCATCAAAATCAGCAGCCATCAAGAGTCGTGGATAG CCAGCATGGCAGCGCTACCGATGGCCGCGGGCAGCGTACTGGGTGGCATGGCCATGGACAGGCTAGGCCGGAAGACGACGAACCTGCTCATCTGCGTGCCGTTCGTGCTCGGCTGGACGGCCGTGTCGATGGCCACCGGCGTGACAGGCGTGTACGTGGGTCGGCTGATGACAGGCCTGAGCACTGGCCTGCTTGGCCCACCGACGGCCGTATACATTGCCGAAGTGACAGAGCAGCGTTACCGGGGCGCTGCGCTGGCCATGATCTCTTTCTCGGTATCGGCCGGTATACTGGCCGTGCACACAATGGGCACGTTCCTCGGCTGGCGACTGGTATCAGCCCTATGCTCGGCCGTTCCGTTCGCCGGCTACGTGCTCATATGGTTCACGCCAGAGTCACCTGTCTGGCTGCGCGAGGACGAGGAAAGACGCCACCGCCGTCAAACCGCTGCAGTCTGCGACCACGCGAGTGGCGGTGTACCGTCGAAGCCGCCACCTGAAATCGATTCGCAGCCGCCGCTGTCGACCGTCAAGCCGACGGCACGCCAGTGCTTCAGCAGGCCGTCATTTCTGGGGCCGCTGGCCGTACTGTCCACGTTCTTTTTTGTTCAACAGTTCTCGGGTGTCAACGCGGTGGCTTTCTATTCGGTGACGCTGCTCAAACGTGTTGGGCCCGATCTCAACGAGTACCACTGCACCATGGCCTTGGACGTCATCCGGCTGGCCGTGTCCGTGCTGGCGTGTGGCCTAACTAAGCGGTACGGCCGCCGGCCGCTGGCCGTCGTCTCAGCCGTAGGCACATGCGTGTCTCTGCTTTGCCTGGCCGCCTCGGTCCGCGACTCAGGCACCCCTGCCACCGCGGGTAGCGTGGCCGTACATGCGGTCCCAGCTCCGGCGGCCACTGCCAGCCTGGCACCCGTCATGTCCATCGTTGCGTACATGGTGTTCGTCAATATCGGGTTGGTGCCGTTGCCTTGGATCATGTCCGGCGAG ATGTTTCCCGGGTATTGCCGAGAACTCGGCAGCGGCCTGTCCACGTGCTTCGGGTTCGTCATGTTCTACGCGGTGATCCAAATCAGCCCTTATCTGCTGACCAACATCGGCACGTCGATAACGTTTTACATTTTTGGCACAGTATCCGGCGTCGGTGCGTTATTCCTCTATCTATGTCTACCGGAAACCAAAAACAAGTCAATGGAAGATTCGACGTGA